A stretch of Haloprofundus halophilus DNA encodes these proteins:
- a CDS encoding HVO_0234 family beta-propeller protein: MSTIDEKRVYADKSGKTELFVAAALGVVAVDVSDDRIGGFGVERRCTALDVAGEGGRIAVATDEATLLDDGRGEGFEEVGFGSAVAVGFDGDTLLAADGSGRVARCSVAAATDPDSWTAAGEVDNPRAIDGALVAAADGVHRADDGGLSHVGLDDARDVSAAGVPLAATGSGLYALGNGWMDALSGSFRVVASDGRRAHAVGDGRVFSRTEENEWEAVDAPVDERIVGVTHGPATYAVTESGTLLLDAGDGWRSQALGLDGIAGVAHRFVEE; encoded by the coding sequence ATGTCAACCATCGACGAGAAGCGGGTCTACGCCGACAAGAGCGGCAAGACGGAGCTGTTCGTCGCCGCGGCGCTCGGCGTCGTCGCCGTCGACGTCTCCGACGACAGAATCGGTGGGTTCGGCGTCGAACGCCGATGTACGGCGCTCGACGTCGCCGGCGAGGGCGGGCGAATCGCCGTCGCCACCGACGAGGCGACACTCCTCGACGACGGCCGCGGCGAGGGGTTCGAGGAGGTAGGGTTCGGTTCGGCCGTCGCCGTCGGATTCGACGGCGATACGCTGCTCGCCGCCGACGGATCCGGCCGCGTCGCGCGCTGCTCCGTCGCCGCGGCGACCGACCCGGACTCGTGGACCGCCGCGGGAGAGGTCGACAACCCGCGAGCGATAGACGGCGCGCTCGTCGCGGCCGCCGACGGCGTCCACCGCGCCGACGACGGAGGCCTCTCGCACGTCGGACTCGACGACGCGCGCGACGTGTCGGCGGCGGGCGTCCCGCTGGCGGCGACCGGGTCCGGCCTCTACGCGCTCGGAAACGGCTGGATGGACGCGCTCTCGGGGTCGTTCCGCGTCGTCGCCAGCGACGGTCGGCGCGCTCACGCCGTCGGCGACGGTCGCGTCTTCTCGCGCACGGAGGAGAACGAGTGGGAGGCCGTCGACGCGCCGGTCGACGAACGGATCGTCGGCGTGACCCACGGCCCGGCGACGTACGCCGTCACCGAGTCGGGAACGCTACTGCTGGACGCGGGCGACGGCTGGCGCTCGCAGGCGCTCGGCCTCGACGGCATCGCGGGCGTCGCCCACCGGTTCGTCGAGGAGTGA
- the prs gene encoding ribose-phosphate diphosphokinase, producing MILSGSTSQALSAALAAETGESLAVAEYDRFPDGELLASVPTFDDNRAVVVCATTSSDAHLELLQLQDAAREAGAAEIVTVVPYMGYSRQDSAFKPGQPVSARAVARAISSGTDRVVLVTPHEESVADFFEVPCESVDASSLLADPLPDDLDEPLFLGPDESAQELAERVRDVYGAGDTDYFEKTRDYDTGEVSVRPSDASVENRDVVVVDDIIATGSTMSEAVGALADRGANDVFATCVHPVLTGNARTKLAAAGIEAVYGTDTVERDVSAVSVAPVVADAL from the coding sequence ATGATACTGTCCGGTTCCACCTCGCAGGCGCTGTCGGCCGCACTCGCCGCCGAGACGGGCGAGTCGTTGGCCGTCGCGGAGTACGACCGCTTCCCCGACGGCGAACTGCTCGCCTCGGTTCCGACGTTCGACGACAACCGCGCCGTCGTCGTCTGCGCGACCACCTCGTCGGACGCGCACCTCGAACTGCTGCAGCTGCAGGACGCCGCGCGGGAGGCCGGCGCGGCGGAGATCGTTACGGTCGTCCCGTACATGGGGTACAGCCGTCAGGACAGCGCGTTCAAACCCGGACAGCCGGTCTCCGCTCGCGCCGTCGCTCGCGCCATCAGCTCCGGCACCGACCGGGTCGTGCTCGTGACCCCGCACGAGGAGAGCGTCGCCGACTTCTTCGAGGTTCCGTGCGAGTCGGTCGACGCCTCGTCGCTGCTCGCCGACCCCCTCCCCGACGACCTCGACGAGCCGCTGTTTCTCGGTCCGGACGAGAGCGCTCAGGAACTCGCCGAACGCGTCCGCGACGTCTACGGCGCGGGCGACACCGACTACTTCGAGAAGACGCGCGACTACGACACCGGCGAGGTGAGCGTCCGACCGAGCGACGCCTCCGTCGAAAACCGGGACGTAGTGGTCGTCGACGACATCATCGCCACCGGGTCGACGATGAGCGAAGCGGTCGGCGCGCTCGCCGACCGGGGGGCGAACGACGTCTTCGCTACCTGCGTCCACCCGGTGCTCACGGGGAACGCGCGGACGAAGCTCGCCGCCGCGGGAATCGAAGCAGTGTACGGAACCGACACGGTCGAACGAGACGTGAGCGCCGTCAGCGTGGCGCCAGTCGTCGCCGACGCGCTCTGA